From the genome of Schaalia odontolytica:
ACTGTGGGAGGCGGGCCGGGCGTTGGTAACGCTTGGGCGCCCTCCCGCTCAGCCGGACGGCGAGGCACGGGGCGCGAAGTCGCTCAAGGAGGCAGATCTGATTGTTACTCCTGCGCTCGCCGCATCGGCGGACGGGACACGTCTCGGCCAGGGCGGAGGCTGGTACGACCGCGCCCTCATGCACCGCTCCCCCGGCGTGCCGGTCGTTGCTGTGGTTTTCGACGACGAGGTACTGGAGCCCGGAATAATTCCTGCGGAGCCTCACGACGTTCCCGTCGACGCGATTGTGACGCCGACACGCACGATCACAACAAGCGTCCGATAGGCCTTTTTGCCATGTTTTTCCTGTTAATGACAACGCCGACAGTCGTTTGTCACACACCTCTCACAACGGACTGTTCGGCGTAAATCCGCAGCTCGCTGACCGAATTACAAAAAGTGCGACGAAGATTACCCCCTAATCACTATCCTTAAGACAAAAGTCCCCACTAGTGTTTTCAACGGTAAACGAGCGCCGACGCGGCGCGCGCTCCCCGGCGGCACAGAGCCGCCACGCCGAGGCACTTCGGCGATCCAGAATTGCCGGCCCGGCCGGCCTCATTCAACACAGGAGAAGCCATGCTCAAGGGATTCAAGGAATTCATCTCTCGCGGTAACGTCGTCGAGCTCGCCGTCGGTGTCATCATCGGTGCCGCCTTCAAGAACATCGTCGACGCCCTGGTCGACGGCATCA
Proteins encoded in this window:
- a CDS encoding 5-formyltetrahydrofolate cyclo-ligase is translated as MATKTTLRAEVRSRRRARRVGTPAVEALSTPEFIPSPIPVRDRAEASGIARQIHALASSMGGVALPALFVPTPLEPDISLTLGLFERALLPVLLDEAGAPLGAPRWGLWEAGRALVTLGRPPAQPDGEARGAKSLKEADLIVTPALAASADGTRLGQGGGWYDRALMHRSPGVPVVAVVFDDEVLEPGIIPAEPHDVPVDAIVTPTRTITTSVR